From the Homo sapiens chromosome 1, GRCh38.p14 Primary Assembly genome, one window contains:
- the NKAIN1 gene encoding sodium/potassium-transporting ATPase subunit beta-1-interacting protein 1 precursor, translated as MGKCSGRCTLVAFCCLQLVAALERQIFDFLGYQWAPILANFLHIMAVILGIFGTVQYRSRYLILYAAWLVLWVGWNAFIICFYLEVGQLSQDRDFIMTFNTSLHRSWWMENGPGCLVTPVLNSRLALEDHHVISVTGCLLDYPYIEALSSALQIFLALFGFVFACYVSKVFLEEEDSFDFIGGFDSYGYQAPQKTSHLQLQPLYTSG; from the exons GTGGCTGCGCTGGAGCGGCAGATCTTTGACTTCCTGGGCTACCAGTGGGCTCCCATCCTAGCCAACTTCCTGCACATCATGGCAGTCATCCTGGGCATCTTTGGCACCGTGCAGTACCGCTCCCGGTACCTCATCCTG TATGCAGCCTGGCTGGTGCTCTGGGTTGGCTGGAATGCATTTATCATCTGCTTCTACTTGGAGGTTGGACAGCTGTCCCAG GACCGGGACTTCATCATGACCTTCAACACATCCCTGCACCGCTCCTGGTGGATGGAGAATGGGCCAGGCTGCCTGGTGACACCTGTTCTGAACTCCCGCCTGGCTCTGGAGGACCACCATGTCATCTCTGTCACTGGCTGCCTGCTTGACTACCCCTACATTGAAGCCCTCAGCAGCGCCCTGCAGATCTTCCTGGCA CTGTTCGGCTTCGTGTTCGCCTGCTACGTGAGCAAAGtgttcctggaggaggaggacagcT TTGACTTCATCGGCGGCTTTGACTCCTACGGATACCAGGCGCCCCAGAAGACGTCGCATTTACAGCTGCAGCCTCTGTACAC GTCGGGGTAG